A genomic region of Prionailurus bengalensis isolate Pbe53 chromosome D1, Fcat_Pben_1.1_paternal_pri, whole genome shotgun sequence contains the following coding sequences:
- the LOC122484348 gene encoding olfactory receptor 5M10, with protein MSSPNHTTVAEFILLGLTDDPVLEKILFGVFLVIYLITLAGNLCMIMLIRTNSHLQTPMYFFLSHLSFVDICYSSNITPNMLHNFLSDQKTISYAGCFTQCLLFIALVITEFYILASMALDRYVAICSPLHYTSRMSKNVCISLVMVSYTCGFLNGLSQTLLTFHLSFCGSLEINHFYCADPPLILLACSDTYVKKMAMFVVAGLTLSSSLFIIVLSYLLIIAAILRIRSVEGRHRAFSTCGSHLTTVTLFYGTLFCMYLRTPSEKSVEESKIIAVFYTFLSPMLNPLIYSLRNKDVIHAMQQIIQGNLFHKIEIWLSVHLK; from the coding sequence ATGTCTTCCCCAAACCACACTACAGTGGCAGAATTCATTCTCTTGGGACTCACAGACGACCCTGTCCTGGAGAAGATCCTGTTTGGGGTGTTTCTGGTGATCTACCTGATCACGTTGGCAGGCAATCTCTGCATGATTATGCTGATCAGGACCAATTCTCACCTCCAAacacccatgtacttcttccttagTCACCTCTCCTTCGTGGACATTTGCTATTCCTCCAATATCACTCCAAATATGCTGCACAACTTCCTCTCCGACCAGAAGACCATCTCCTATGCTGGATGCTTCACACAGTGTCTTCTCTTCATTGCCCTGGTGATCACTGAGTTTTATATCCTTGCTTCGATGGCATTGGATCGCTATGTAGCCATTTGTAGCCCTCTACATTACACTAGCAGAATGTCTAAGAATGTTTGTATCTCTCTAGTCATGGTGTCTTATACTTGTGGCTTCCTTAATGGACTCTCCCAGACACTGCTGACTTTTCACTTGTCCTTCTGTGGCTCCCTTGAAATCAATCATTTCTACTGTGCAGATCCTCCTCTTATACTGTTGGCCTGCTCTGACACTTATGTCAAAAAAATGGCAATGTTTGTAGTCGCTGGCTTGACTCTGTCAAGCTCACTCTTCATCATTGTCCTTTCCTACCTTCTCATTATTGCAGCCATCTTGAGGATTCGTTCTGTTGAAGGCAGGCACAGAGCCTTTTCTACTTGTGGTTCCCACTTGACAACAGTCACCCTATTTTATGGAACCCTCTTCTGCATGTACTTAAGGACCCCATCTGAGAAGTCTGTGGAGGAGTCCAAAATAATTGCAGTCTTTTATACTTTCTTGAGCCCAATGTTGAACCCATTGATTTATAGTCTACGGAACAAGGATGTGATCCATGCTATGCAGCAAATCATTCAGGGAAATCTCtttcataaaattgaaatttGGTTATCTGTTCATTTGAAATAA
- the LOC122482796 gene encoding olfactory receptor 1020-like, which produces MGFRDHPELQFLLFMVFLVIYMITVFGNLGMILLIKSDSHLHTPMCFFFGNLSLVDFCYSSVIAPNMLMNFWVENPVISFSACATQFFFFGSFAGIEGFLLAVMAYDHYVVICKPLLYTVTMSLHLNVLLVLAAYLAGFLKAAIHTGFTFQLSFCHLNVINHFFCDIPPLLKLSCSDTRVNEVVIFAFASFNELSCLLIILSSYLYILIAALRIHSAEGRHKAFSTCASRLMVITIFFGTILFMYLRSSFCYSRDQDKVVSVFYTVIIPMSNPFI; this is translated from the coding sequence ATGGGATTCAGGGATCATCCAGAActacagtttcttctttttatggtGTTTCTAGTCATCTATATGATAACTGTGTTTGGAAATCTTGGCATGATCCTATTAATCAAGAGTGACTCACATCTCCATACCCCAATGTGCTTTTTCTTCGGTAATTTATCCCTTGTTGACTTCTGTTATTCTTCTGTCATTGCCCCTAATATGCTAATGAATTTCTGGGTGGAGAACCCAGTCATTTCATTTAGCGCATGTGCCACGCAGTTCTTCTTTTTTGGTTCCTTTGCTGGAATTGAGGGCTTTCTGTTGGCTGTGATGGCCTATGACCATTACGTGGTCATCTGCAAGCCTCTTCTTTACACAGTCACCATGTCCCTGCATCTTAATGTCCTTCTGGTATTGGCCGCATATCTTGCAGGCTTTCTGAAGGCTGCCATTCACACAGGCTTCACCTTTCAGCTGTCTTTCTGCCACTTGAATGTCATCAACCACTTTTTCTGTGACATTCCACCCCTCCTGAAACTCTCTTGTTCTGATACACGTGTCAATGAAgttgtcatttttgcttttgccagTTTTAATGAACTGAGCTGCCTCCTGATTATTCTCAGTTCTTATCTGTACATCCTCATTGCCGCCTTGAGGATCCATTCTGCTGAAGGGAGGCACAAGGCTTTCTCCACCTGCGCTTCCCGCTTGATGGTGATCACCATTTTCTTTGGCACTATTCTGTTCATGTATCTGCGCTCCAGCTTCTGCTACTCAAGGGACCAAGACAAAGTGGTATCTGTGTTTTATACAGTGATCATTCCCATGTCAAATCCTTTCATCTAG